DNA from Kryptolebias marmoratus isolate JLee-2015 linkage group LG15, ASM164957v2, whole genome shotgun sequence:
TGAGACATGAACAGCTGAAAGTCTgactaaaatattaataaaatctcTGAgtcaaggaaaaagaaaaagaatcttcagcagaaacactttataatttaattaacaTTACCAACATCTTAACTATTAGCTCTGTGCATGTTTTGgtatttgaataatttaatcaGGATAaagtgctgaaaaacaaaaatgagacgttatttggtttttattataaaatatgaaaaatacattttaagtaCAAGCCATTTTTCTTCATATGATCCAAAGTGTTATATATCTTTATATATCTATCAGATATTTTTAACtggtttcattattttaataaataggGCAAATGGAAACTAATTAATGAGCCGTTTCTAATATTTTGACACTGGAAGTCATCAGCAAGGCAAgagtgaatgggtgaatgattgtagtgtaaagcgctttggggtccttggactagataaagcgctatataagtgcaagccatttaccattaccATTTACCAAAGATCCATTACCAAAATCCGTGCTGGAGGAAAGCAGGCTTTAAGCTCTGTTCAGAGACACACAGTGAATGGGACGAATTAAAATGGAGCAAATGGGTCATGTTAGCTAAACAGTCAAAAAGTCTGCATCGTGTTTCACCTCAGGATGACCTGAAGTTACCTTTGGACTCGAAGTTTCTGGTTCAGCAgttaaagtgaagtgaaatttatttatacagcacttttcagcagcaaggcgatccaaagtgctttacaacacataaAAGGGCTATTACACAGAATTTAGCCTATTTTACATCATCTCTGGTTCAAAACTGTTCATTGGTCAGACCTGGTCTAGATTATTCTACACTAAATACaaatatatcaaaacaaaatttgtgatttatgaattaaataaaagtaaataaaaaagggtttaatGCTCACCCAACAGGGAAATAGATTTGAAGAGTgttcaatgtctgtaaaaggTGCAGTCCAGATTCCAGTGTAAGTATTGTCCTTGTAAGGTGATAAAGTGGTTAAGATGAAGCCCTTCTCCCTGCCTAAACATCTGGCACATTCCTTTTTAGTCCACTGGCTGATGACCCGGCTAGACGTGAAGGGAGGAGCTTCCCTCTTAAAAGAAGGACAAAGCTTAAATCATGGATGGTGTGCCACAGTGACCTTAGTTTATTACAATATGAACTTAACTTCACAAATCACCTGCTGGTTAACACAGAGCATATTCAACAGACTCCCTTATGACTCCTTTATGTTTTACACTTGGACCTTGGCatgaaaacaactttgtttaCATCAGTCAATTGGTTCAAGTcaagttaaactttatttgtttagaaCATTTCATACATAGCAGCCCAGAGTGCctttaaacaagaaataaaatacagttttaaatttgCATGAAACTGCCCTTACACAAAaaaattcatcaaaacaaaattacacaTGCTAGTTAAAAACCGCAGCAAAGGCAGGATTGTTAAAGTGCTAATGCATACACATTGATAAAAACACAGGTTTGAACTTTTTAAGCTTTAAGGACCTAATCTAAGGTGGTCTAGATGCCAGATAAATATTAAAaccctctgtttttatttcGGCCCAAGTACGCGGTTAATTGTGCTACAACTCTCACCGAACACCAGTAATATCTGAACAGCTACTTAGCAGTTCTAACAGAACAACTTACTCAACTGGACAAAAAGAGGAAGGCATGCATGTAACCATGACAACTGCCTCAAAACGGTGCTATAACACAAGAGCTGGACTATGACTAACAGACCAGATTCACAGAGCAGATCAGTGGTATTGGTCCGGAGTATCAGGGTGTTTTTAGGAGTACAAGTATCTGATGCGTGTATCGGGCCCGGTACTGATACTGGTATCGGTACGGGGACACCACCACTTACAATACATGTTCACACATAACGTCATGTCTCCAGTTAGTGACAGTTGGCTAACaacacttagctgtggtggccatattaaattgggctgactccaaaagtttgtCAGCTAATTTAATCAGCTAAATGtacttccaatgattactttaagagttttattgaaatccatccagttctTATGTAGTTATTGGTGAAGTTTTAAAACCAGGTCTTgatagtgcttagagtatgaggtgacaatgactctcagctaataacactgtcacagctccatctgttcctgccacgcctcttgccacagccacttaactttccattcatccacagttcaagccacgcccatattATCATGCCCaagtaatcacagtcatctgtttcacctgttctggtccccataaatactcacagctcccagtactcttcgccagattattgaaagcctcacagNNNNNNNNNNNNNNNNNNNNNNNNNNNNNNNNNNNNNNNNNNNNNNNNNNNNNNNNNNNNNNNNNNNNNNNNNNNNNNNNNNNNNNNNNNNNNNNNNNNNCGTACTGCCTTGCTCTTCTTGGGGGAGGGGCTAATGGTTCTTTCTCGCTTTGCATTGGTTCAGTGGACTGATTCCTCTCTCGCCATTGGATACTTTCAAACTaacgaacaaatcaaaataccgaAATGCGACTTGGATGTAACGAGTAACGCAacggttttgtagaaatgtagtgaagtagaaagtacagatacttactgtaaaatgtaatggagtaaaagtagaaagtatccattattaaatctacttaagtACAGATACACAGaaattgtacttaagtaaaGCAACTGTCAAGAATCAGAGTTTTTTCTAATAGAGCAGTTCAGCAgcagacacaggagaccaggaagtaacggtaagtgagtttatttacagtgtgacTAAGGCATTTACAGTAGCGGGAATCAGGACCTGAAAAATGGAGGAGAAGGTAAGTGACGGAGAAATATATAAAGTCTCTGAACAGGTAAGTGGCTCTTTGACTAATGAACGTTCTTACAAAGGAGATGAGGGTTCCACAACTTTGAGGTGAAAGGAGATGGTGAGTAATGGTTCCAAGATGAGGTTACTGTGATCCTTTCAGAGGACGTTCAGTGAGTACTTCCTTCCAAGTTGCGGTGTTGAGCAGACAGTCAGGCACGGGAGAACAGATGAGTACTTTGCTTGGCAGGATCCTCAAGGCAAAACCCAGACTGGTTCCACGGAGGCAAAAAGTAATCCTGAGGcaaggacaaaaacaggattAGCAAAATCAATGCTCACGAATCACAAGTTTCAACAGGGGCTCAGCGACTTTACCACTTGGTAGGtaatgctccagcactggtctggttcccaccacagccttaagtacacctgtCCTCCTGATTAGCCTGATCCGTTGCAGGTGAGGGAGGCGTGGCGACGAGACTCAATCACTTGTCCAGcaacgcccaccaggaagcactcacacacacaccaacacaccaGCATTCCACCATCACCACAGTAACGAAGTACTTTCAACCACTGATCCCATGCATatagtgtcattaaaattaaacacattttcttaaagcagcaaataataaacaggtgtcaaatcataaaaaatacagctctagaattacagaaagTAAACTCAAAACAGTGAAGACACCCAGGACAACTCTGTGAAtactttgagagaaaatttgttgcacaaattgtttgaatatgtttagaattcaagtgacaagactGCAAGCCTGTGCAACTCCcatgaggaaactgagaactccTGCAAATGattcaagacattttgaacagtcccttgtgaatgctgttcacaacttgttgccaacagttgcaACCAAGTAAGGTACTGGTGTGTTTATATAATGCTGCAGATCTTTAAACTTAATCGTACAGGCTGAAGATCCTTCTGGACCACTGGGTGCTTCTGAGCCAGTGGTCCTGATTCAGGAAGGTTCACATTTGAATTGGTCTAAACTCTTGTGGACTGTCAGTTGTTAGATGTGGAGGTAGCTGGACCAAAAACTGTAGAACCAAGCAGAAAACAGCAGGTGAAGAACAGGAAACCTGGGTTTGTGTTAAACAGAGCAGTGAGCAGTTTATGATTCTGAACTCAGTCTGAGGTTTTATGAAGATGCTTCTGTGAGGAAAACCTGCAGCTCTGGAgatgttttagtgtttattcCACTGTCTTCATGTTGAACAGTCTGTTCTGAGCAGCGTTTCAACAGGATGAAGTCAGTTTGGTTCAGATCCAAGCTGCAGTAAAATCCTGTTGTTTCTCAGAAAGACTTTCAGCAGAAACCTTCTGATTCTTCTGAACTCCACTTTCTCTCtgcaaagcagaaaatgaagtgagagctggagaaaagaagaggaagtaGAAGAGGAAGGAAACCTGCTGCTTTCTGAGAACCCAACTGAGCATGAATGAAGACGTGTGGACATGTCAGCTGTATATAAACACAGCAGATCAGACTGGTCCTGCAGACTCTGGACCTCcatccaaacagcagaacatcTGTTGGTGTTGAGGAAACATGAAGACTCTGGTGACTCTCTGCCTCCTGGCTTTCCTCTGTTTCCTGTCTTACAGCTCTGCAGGTGAGGAGCTCTGCTTGTGtcgtctgtctgtgtgtctgtgtgagtcgGAGCTTGTTGGTGCTGagtcctgtttgtgttcacagCTCCACTCGGTCCAGAGCTGGTGTTGGGCGGTTCCTGCTGTACTGACCACAGTCAACATCGAATCCCCAAGAACAGGGTGAAGCAGCTGAGGATGAGCCCGAGGCACTGCATGAAGAAGTCTCTGATGTGAGTTCACACGTTTGTTTAGCCCCGCCCACATTCTGATCCAAAACTAAAACGTTAAAGTGGTTCAGGAGAACTCTCCTCTGGGTTCTGGTGCTAATATCTGATGAGAGCAAAGACTCCAACACACCGAACgttaaagctgtaaaacaacTTCCAGTTTTTACCTGAAGTCATCTCCGACTCTTCAGGAAGAAACTTcaccaacagcagcagagatCACCCTGCACTTTAAACTGCATCTTCTAGTTCCAGATGTTCAAACAGCTGCTTCTGATGTCAGAGCAGGAAAGAAAACCACTGAAAGAGTGGAGGAAACTAAAACAGACAGCTGAAAGAACACAAACCAGTCAGAACTCCAGGTTTACATCACATGTTggagcttttattctgaaggcttttattgtgaaaggtgTCAGGTCTTAGAGGCAGTATAATGTTGTCCTAAGagttgtaaaaacaaagcaactggacttctgttctgtagttgaagacgttttccTTCCCATCCAGGGAGATGTATCAGTTCCAGACtacagagtgtggagttccaagctttaaaccaacttatttttactgaaaacaaagatttctgtTCATCAGACAGCTCCCACACACTCTGTTGTATTTTGGTGAAAGCAGTATTTGTGGTGTTGTGTTTAAAGCCAGGAGCTGAGTGTGCTGCTCCAGTCTTCTTCACCTTCtacattgtgtgtgttttcctgcagagtCACCACTGTGAGGAACAAAATCCTGTGCATTGATGCCAGCTGGGACTGGGCTCAAGTTCTGCTGGAAGACTTCAATAAAGGAAGAAATGCCTCCACTAACCTCAACACTTTGAAACCTGTCAGATTGTAGATTGTGCATAAATATTCTGTAcatgtaaattattatttcttaatGAAACATTGGatatgtttgactttttattcttgtttcctgttttataatGTTACCTTTGTTTCTAAAACACGTTGCTGTTTAAGTTGTCTCTGAGAACATGTGGTGCTGATCTTAGTTCTCTTGTAGTTTACAGAACAAAGtgacacttttttaaataaaggatacattttctttatttcagatgttgtattttgttattcATCTTACAAGTAGTTTTCCAAACTGTTTCATGAACTTCTGccatattttgactttaattgtACAAACTTTGCAGGCAGCACAGGTTTTAAGATCCCACCAAGTCCAAAGGCTTTTCTTTGAGTGAGAAATCGCtaaaagacagagacaaaagTGGATCCATTCAAGTATCAAAGGAAtgtgcagagaaacaaatgatTCTGGTTGTTCTGATTGTGCCTCCTGCCTGACATTGATCACTGCCCCCACCAATGACAAACAGCTCCAGTTTCTGCTCTGGtctctgtgtgttagcaaatatctcatgaactactggatggattttaatgaaactttcagaaattattaATTGGGTTTACATCTATGattggttaacttttggagtcaactcagttcaagatggttgccacagacAAGtaactttaagaaaacaaaatagctatgactctgtcaattttacagatattgagctaaaattttaagtggtagtagccgagtaacatccccaacacatactcagagcaccACACATTGCACAGtattttgtttataactttgacattaattctggctgtctgttagcaaaatatctcgtgaactactgggcagattttaataaaacttaatatAGTCATTAAATGTAtatctacagttgattaacttatggagtcgacctcatttaaaatggctgccacaacttatcaaccttaaccaacacaaaaatggctataacaggAATTTTACAGATCCTAGACTTAAATttgatgaggtagtagctgagagtcattcacaacactctGAGTGCTTgcacataacatcatttaccaggtttgatcaaaatgactacaacttaCAGATTGTTTCAGTCAAAAATCGGGCGTGAAAGGGAacgagtgatatgcattcctctgaGGAACACGAAGCCACGGGTCTGCAGAGACGTCCCACCTGATCTGTGTAATCCATCACAGTGAATCTTCATCATCATGTTTGACGCTTGATGATCCAGTCTGAGCGTTACAGGCGTGAATGTGTCACGTCTATGAGACGTGTGATCAACACAATCAGGAGGAGAAAACAATTGTTCActtaattcatttttaatgcattCAGTCCAAGCTGtgaagaacaaacagaagaggTGTGATCTTCTGTTATGTTGATGCTCTTCAGCAGTCAGAGACTGTGATGGTGATGCTCTCATCTGATTGGTGCAGCACCTGCGTGTTTGCTGCTTTGTATAAAACCAGAAGAACTCatactgattcagcattcacactgctgCTTTGCTTTTCTCAGACATTTTTGCAATCTAAGTACTTCTACTTACTTTGTGTCctttgctactcttagcttttagctattgttcttcTACAGtttgcttttagccagcctgTTGCTACATTTAGTAATTAACTAGCTAATTagttatttataacatttaatcCATATTTATTATTACCTGCTGCCAAATGTGAAAAGGCCACAAGGAAGGAGGAAGTGTCACCTTAAATCAAACCAAGCTAAATTTATTATGTCATTATCAGCTGACAACATAAATGTGacataaaaataccaaaaataaaaagttaacaCAGAAACTATTTTCATTATATTCAggatatttacagattttattgatgATTCAAACCTTATCATcagaacaattttattttacatccgACGCTTATAAAATGTATGCAAACACTGACCTCACTGTTGGATCAAAGTGTGCCATCTGACTGATATTGTGCTTGAAATGTAGCACAAACTCCACCTGGCCAGCTCAAGGGTCTGCTACCAGTGGCTTTGGGGACACATGTGGCTCTTTTGTCCTTCTGCAGTGGCACTCTGtagctttgacaaaaaaacaaacatgaaactaAAGCCACCATACAAAGAAAgcttatttcagctgcttggatctgGGATCATGattttttggtcatgatccatacctcattaCCACAGGTGAGAGTTGGAATATAGACAAACCAGTAAATCAACAGTTTTGCCTTGCTCTTTCTTCATCATAACTGACTGAAGGAAATCATCCATTCCTGAGGATGAAGTCCCAATCTGTCGATCCATCTCCttctccatcctaccatcagtCATCAACAAGACTGAGCTACGTCAACTCC
Protein-coding regions in this window:
- the LOC108228727 gene encoding C-C motif chemokine 22, which codes for MKTLVTLCLLAFLCFLSYSSAAPLGPELVLGGSCCTDHSQHRIPKNRVKQLRMSPRHCMKKSLIVTTVRNKILCIDASWDWAQVLLEDFNKGRNASTNLNTLKPVRL